The Arachis hypogaea cultivar Tifrunner chromosome 14, arahy.Tifrunner.gnm2.J5K5, whole genome shotgun sequence DNA window AACGTCTCCTTCCTCTCGTCACTCGCTCACTGAAGCTAgagctctctcatctctctcccTGTGGCTCACTGGCTCTCGCACTCAAGCTCTCTTCCACTCTCGTCTCCGGTCTCTCTCACCGTCTCCAGTCTCGTACTCAGTCGCGCTCGCGCCTTCCCTGCGCTCGTTGTCGCCGGCGGCAGCAGGTCCCTACTGGTCCTCATCGTCGCGCTCTGTCTCGTCACCGTCTCGCACTCAGTCGCGCGCCTTCCTTGCGCTCATCGTCTCCGGCGGCAGAACCAGCAGGTCCCCGGGCTGGTCTTCTTGCTTCGAGTCTCGCCGTCAGCTTCCTCCCCGCCGCCGTCAGCTTCTTTCGCGCAACCATAAGCTGGTCCCCGATTTGGTGAGTTCCAACAAATTCTTATGatctttctttttcagttttgttGCTGTAATTCATGACTGCACTCTGATTTTGTTGCTGacagttgaatttgttgctgaaaatatcactgaacaagttttttttttttttttttttgctgaaaaTCATCACTGACatgatttgttactgattatCATCACCGAACCTTGAATATTTTGTCGCTGAAAATATTAGCTAGTTTTTTTATTGCTAAAAATCATCACGGAGATGAATTTGTTAATGATTATCATCATTTGTTGCTGTCTTGCTGAGTAATCACTTAGTTAAGTTTTCTTGTTGCTAAAAATGATTAGAGTTGAATTTGTTACCGATTATCAATTTATCATAGAAAATAACTTGTGAATTGGAAAGAGAGAATCTCAATTCTCAAGAGTGCAGGATCTTCACCGAAGGTACTCCAAAACTATCCACACCAAACGAGAATCTGAAGAAGAAATCCGAACTCACTGAAGgttcattccttcttcttcttgtgcGGAAGAATGAGCAGTTCCGGTGGTGGAAGCTCGTCGAAACCAAGAAGTGCTTCTTTTCAACCTTCCGAAACTTCTTCAAAGCGCAAAAGAGGAGTCTTCCAAAAAGAACGTTAGTAATCACTCCTATCCAacctcctgtttttttttttttttccgttgcaattttctgttttcctttttctttttaagatgaaaaagaaaaacgtTTCTTTTATGCATGTAACTGTCACTAATAATTTTCCTTATGCTTGCTAAAACAGTGCAGCACATGATGTACGGCTTTGGAGATGATCCAAATGTAAGTGCCCTAACCTTTTATTACATCCTTAATTACTTTTTGGGATGTGAATGTTAATGGATACTAAACTTTGATCTCTTTTATGCTTCGCACAATTAGCCTCTTCCTGAAAGTGTGGCGCTTATGGAGGATATTGTTGTGGAATATGTCACGGAATTGGTaacctaatttatttattttttaaaactaactttTTCATTGTTCTTGTTCAACTGAATTACAGTGTTGTGGATTAATTTGGACCTTTTATTTTTGTGCTTTGAATTTTTTTCCTTCGGAAGGTACATAAAGCTCAAGATATTGGATCACAGAGAGGGAAGCTATCTGTTGAGGATTTCCTTTATTTGATTCGCAAGGTACTTCTTTGTTCATAAAAGAATTTCAAATAAGGTGAAGAGTGAAGACTCACATAGAGTTGTCTTAATaggaagttgataattgagagtagTTAGATAACAATTTAGTAAAACATGTCAAATCATGTAACGGTGCTCAATACCAAATCCACGGCTTTTACTACCAAGAAAATGCACTTATGATTTGCCTTTAACACCATTTTGTCTTCAATTGCTTTGAGGCATGATATAAAGAGCTGTACTGTCATAGATTAAGAGGCTAATACTTCAGAATTTGTTGCAACTTTGCAACTTTCAAGTAGCCATAAACATTAATCCAATTCATGATTGAACATTTTTGTTCATGATTAATCCCAATTTCTTATACTGCTACAGGATTTGCCAAAACTTAATCGAAGTACAGAATTGTTGTCAATGAATGAAGAGCTGAAACAGGCAAGGAAAGTCTTTGAATCAGATGAAGAGAAACTGAGGAACGTTTTTGAGGTAGATGAACCAGTTGAATGATGAATGAGGAAAAGGGTATTGAATTGCTTCGTTACTGAATTCAGGATTACTGCTTTTCCTGTTCTAACATGTCTCTATCAAATTTTTGGAATTTTGGAGT harbors:
- the LOC112743854 gene encoding transcription initiation factor TFIID subunit 13, encoding MSSSGGGSSSKPRSASFQPSETSSKRKRGVFQKELQHMMYGFGDDPNPLPESVALMEDIVVEYVTELVHKAQDIGSQRGKLSVEDFLYLIRKDLPKLNRSTELLSMNEELKQARKVFESDEEKLRNVFEVDEPVE